The proteins below come from a single Chryseobacterium nepalense genomic window:
- a CDS encoding glycosyl transferase family 1, producing MNSPKKILIITYYWPPAGGPGVQRWLKFAKYLPEFGWKPIVYTPENPSYPLLDDSLIKDVPKDLEIVQTKIWEPYQLAEKLNKSNKKFKAGQFDVGKNQSWKSRLSIWVRGNFFIPDARVFWVKPSVKFLEHYLKENKIDVVVTSGPPHSLHLIGLNLKKKLPHLKWIADFRDPWTEISYYKHLKLTKSSDRKHRQMESEVFRNADITLATSYTDAENFRKNGANSFCITNGFDETDSPTISSNSKTSRPSNTSTFTLSYIGVLEQLRNPENLWKALNDLIRQNADFAESFVLKFAGRIDDKILADLENSALKNHILNLGYLSHDKAIEEMQTSDILLITNFPNKSSKGIIPGKIFEYLATGKQIISFGPDDADVSRILNETQAGKHFSYQNSDTIKEFILEKFDLWKNGYSAENTTNIEQFSRRNLTKRLSEILE from the coding sequence ATGAACTCTCCGAAAAAAATACTCATCATCACCTATTACTGGCCGCCGGCGGGAGGGCCCGGTGTTCAGAGGTGGCTGAAGTTTGCAAAATATCTCCCTGAATTCGGTTGGAAACCAATTGTCTATACCCCCGAAAACCCGAGTTATCCTTTGCTGGATGACAGCCTTATAAAAGATGTTCCGAAAGATCTGGAAATCGTACAGACAAAAATCTGGGAGCCTTATCAGCTCGCCGAAAAACTTAACAAAAGCAATAAAAAGTTCAAAGCCGGGCAATTTGACGTTGGCAAAAACCAGAGCTGGAAATCCAGGCTTTCGATCTGGGTGAGAGGTAATTTTTTCATTCCTGATGCGAGAGTTTTCTGGGTGAAACCTTCCGTAAAATTTTTAGAACACTATTTAAAAGAAAACAAAATAGATGTCGTTGTAACGTCGGGACCGCCGCATTCTTTACACCTGATTGGTTTAAACCTCAAAAAAAAGCTTCCTCACCTAAAATGGATTGCCGATTTCAGAGATCCCTGGACAGAAATTTCCTATTACAAACATCTGAAATTAACCAAAAGTTCGGACAGGAAGCATCGCCAAATGGAAAGCGAAGTCTTCAGAAATGCTGATATTACTCTGGCTACCAGTTATACCGACGCAGAAAATTTCAGGAAAAACGGGGCCAATTCTTTTTGTATTACGAATGGATTTGATGAAACCGATTCCCCAACAATAAGCTCAAACTCTAAAACGTCCCGACCCTCAAACACTTCAACTTTCACATTGAGTTATATCGGTGTACTCGAACAGCTCAGAAATCCGGAAAACCTCTGGAAAGCACTTAATGATCTTATACGTCAGAATGCAGATTTTGCTGAAAGTTTTGTCTTGAAATTTGCAGGAAGAATTGATGATAAAATTTTAGCAGATTTAGAAAATTCGGCCTTAAAAAATCACATCCTGAATCTTGGCTATTTGTCGCACGATAAAGCAATTGAAGAAATGCAGACCTCCGATATTCTATTGATTACCAATTTTCCGAACAAATCTTCCAAAGGTATTATTCCGGGAAAAATTTTCGAATATCTTGCAACCGGAAAACAGATTATTTCTTTTGGACCGGATGATGCCGATGTTTCAAGAATATTAAATGAAACCCAGGCGGGAAAGCATTTCAGCTACCAGAATTCCGATACGATCAAAGAGTTTATTTTAGAGAAGTTTGACCTTTGGAAAAATGGGTATTCTGCTGAAAATACAACAAATATTGAGCAGTTTTCCAGAAGAAATCTTACGAAGAGGCTGTCCGAAATTTTAGAGTAA
- a CDS encoding GxxExxY protein — protein MGAGLAEIVYHRALVKEFKLRNIEYKSEFQIPVVYKNENLNCDFKCDFLIEDLIVLEIKSVSSILEIHKAQVINYINLLKAPKGILVNFNVKNILSFWSGNIYK, from the coding sequence TTGGGTGCAGGACTGGCAGAAATTGTGTATCATAGAGCTTTGGTAAAGGAATTTAAATTAAGAAATATTGAATACAAATCTGAATTTCAAATTCCTGTGGTTTACAAAAATGAAAATTTAAATTGTGATTTTAAATGCGATTTTTTAATTGAAGATTTAATTGTTCTGGAAATAAAATCCGTATCATCTATCTTGGAAATCCATAAAGCTCAGGTTATAAATTACATCAATTTATTAAAAGCTCCAAAAGGAATTCTTGTAAATTTTAATGTTAAAAATATTTTATCATTTTGGTCAGGAAACATTTATAAATAG
- a CDS encoding glutamine--tRNA ligase/YqeY domain fusion protein, which translates to MEEEKKSLNFIEQIIEDDLANGLKKDQIRFRFPPEPNGYLHVGHTKAICINFGLGEKYNAPVNLRFDDTNPEKEEQEFVDSIMKDVEWLGFKWDKVLYASDYFQQLYDWAVQLIKEGKAYVDEQPSEVITEQRKNPTEPGIESPYRNRPVEESLDLFERMKKGEFEEGSMSLRAKIDMTSPNMNMRDPVMYRILRRPHHRTGTAWKIYPMYDWAHGESDYIEQISHSLCSLEFENHRPLYDWYLDQVYDETKVRNKQREFARMNVSYMITSKRKLQRLIAEKVVNGWHDPRMPTISGMRRKGYTATAIRNFIEKVGVAKRENLIELQLLEFCVREDLNKVAKRVMTVVDPVKLVIENYPEGKEEWLDTENNPEQEDAGTREIPFSRELYIEREDFKEEANNKFFRLKLGGEVRLKSAYIIKGERVEKDENGNITTIYATYDEKSKSGSGTEESLRKVKGTIHWVSAKHAIPVEVRNYDKLFTVEQPDAEKDVDFLNFINPESVTVVKGFAEPSLRDVEVGAPLQFQRIGYFTKDQDSTEDNLVFNRTVTLKDSYKPE; encoded by the coding sequence ATGGAAGAAGAAAAAAAATCACTCAATTTTATTGAGCAAATTATCGAAGATGATTTGGCAAACGGCCTGAAAAAAGATCAGATCCGTTTCCGTTTTCCGCCTGAACCCAACGGTTATCTGCATGTAGGTCATACAAAAGCGATCTGCATCAACTTTGGGCTGGGTGAAAAATACAATGCTCCCGTGAACCTTCGTTTCGACGATACGAATCCTGAAAAAGAAGAACAGGAATTCGTAGATTCTATCATGAAAGACGTTGAATGGCTGGGCTTCAAATGGGATAAAGTTTTGTACGCCTCCGATTACTTCCAGCAGCTTTATGATTGGGCGGTGCAGTTAATCAAAGAAGGTAAGGCTTATGTAGATGAGCAGCCGTCTGAAGTGATTACCGAACAGCGAAAAAATCCTACTGAGCCAGGTATTGAATCTCCATACAGAAACCGTCCGGTAGAAGAATCGCTAGATTTATTCGAAAGAATGAAAAAAGGAGAGTTTGAAGAAGGTTCAATGTCGCTCCGTGCAAAAATAGACATGACATCTCCCAATATGAACATGCGTGATCCTGTGATGTACAGAATCTTAAGAAGACCTCACCACAGAACGGGAACTGCATGGAAGATTTACCCGATGTATGATTGGGCTCATGGAGAATCTGATTATATTGAACAGATTTCACACTCTTTATGTTCTTTGGAATTTGAAAATCATAGACCGCTGTATGACTGGTATCTTGATCAGGTATACGATGAAACGAAAGTAAGAAATAAGCAGAGAGAATTCGCACGAATGAATGTCTCTTATATGATTACTTCCAAAAGAAAACTACAAAGACTGATTGCTGAAAAAGTGGTGAACGGATGGCATGATCCTAGAATGCCTACCATATCAGGAATGAGAAGAAAAGGATATACGGCAACAGCGATCAGGAATTTTATTGAAAAAGTAGGTGTTGCCAAAAGGGAAAACCTTATTGAGCTTCAGTTGTTGGAATTCTGCGTTCGTGAAGACTTAAATAAAGTCGCAAAACGTGTTATGACCGTTGTTGATCCAGTAAAATTAGTTATTGAAAACTATCCGGAAGGAAAAGAAGAATGGCTGGATACAGAAAACAATCCGGAACAAGAAGATGCCGGAACAAGGGAAATACCTTTCTCAAGAGAATTGTATATCGAGCGTGAAGATTTCAAGGAAGAAGCCAATAATAAATTCTTCAGACTGAAACTGGGTGGAGAAGTCCGCTTAAAATCTGCTTACATCATTAAAGGGGAAAGAGTGGAAAAAGACGAAAACGGAAATATTACAACCATCTACGCAACTTACGACGAAAAGTCCAAGTCAGGCAGCGGAACGGAAGAAAGTTTAAGAAAAGTAAAAGGAACCATTCACTGGGTTTCTGCAAAACACGCGATTCCTGTGGAAGTCAGAAATTACGATAAACTCTTTACGGTGGAGCAGCCTGATGCAGAAAAGGATGTGGATTTCCTTAATTTCATCAATCCCGAATCCGTAACCGTTGTGAAAGGATTTGCAGAACCAAGCCTTAGAGATGTTGAAGTGGGAGCACCGCTTCAATTCCAAAGAATTGGCTACTTCACAAAAGATCAGGATTCTACCGAAGACAATTTGGTCTTCAACAGAACTGTGACTTTAAAAGACTCTTATAAGCCGGAGTAA
- a CDS encoding TonB-dependent receptor, with amino-acid sequence MKKVYILLPIISTTFLSAQKRDSAQLISEVQIDAYKKPTAFISSTKSVSVVSQNLLNQNPPERMLESINQISGARMEERSPGSYRISLRGSTLRSPFGVRNVKVYLDDFILSDASGNTYFNIISPELINRMEIYKGPESGDYGAVTGGTVLLKTSDSEKMSANLATGSYGTFNQSFNLSRQLGKHFVEIFQNYYQTDSYREQSKVVRKQIFLKDHFQYAQNGSLKAMILYADLDYQTPGGLTLEQMQMNRKQARPATKTLPGAADQDAGIRNKMILAGLSNEYSFNRNFSHFILVQGSYVDFENPFITNFENRFEKNFALRTHFNYERNWEHISLAYRFGFEGGINDIIVKNYDNNRGIQGNPQNFDKIKNTSGFYFISQKLNIDEKLFTDISLSLNSNSYDWERSFPDVGQGKVSFKNQWLPNFGLSYLLAKGFSVRAKVGKGNSAPTNEEIRASDQQFNADLKPEYGWNKEFGIRKQFGNAVFVEGSYFDFRMKDAIVRRQNDAGQEFFVNSGETVQKGLELLIESKNFNLKNNIFSFLKFRMSGSFYRFTFENYRQNDADYSGNDLTGVPRTTVNSLLNFVLFKKLAVDYSHFYTSKIPLNDANSVWSEPSLVGNIQFRFPFELERTRLNLFLQIQNLYNEDYVSGFDINAFGNRYYNPAAKRNFVLGAKIDF; translated from the coding sequence ATGAAAAAAGTCTACATTCTTCTACCCATCATTTCTACAACTTTCCTATCGGCGCAGAAAAGAGACTCTGCACAATTGATCTCAGAAGTACAGATTGATGCGTACAAAAAGCCGACAGCTTTTATTTCTTCCACCAAATCAGTGTCTGTCGTTTCACAAAATCTGCTCAACCAGAATCCCCCAGAAAGAATGCTGGAATCCATCAACCAGATCTCCGGTGCAAGGATGGAAGAACGTTCCCCCGGAAGTTATAGGATTTCACTTCGAGGAAGTACCCTTCGTTCGCCTTTTGGAGTGCGGAATGTAAAGGTATATCTTGACGATTTTATCCTTTCGGATGCTTCGGGCAATACTTATTTTAATATAATTTCTCCCGAACTCATCAACAGAATGGAAATTTATAAAGGTCCGGAAAGCGGCGATTACGGTGCCGTCACAGGCGGAACCGTACTGCTGAAAACATCAGATTCTGAAAAGATGTCAGCTAATCTCGCAACAGGAAGTTACGGAACATTTAACCAGAGCTTTAATCTTTCCAGGCAACTGGGAAAACATTTTGTTGAAATTTTTCAGAATTATTATCAGACAGATTCCTACCGCGAACAGTCTAAAGTTGTACGAAAACAGATATTCCTGAAAGATCATTTTCAATATGCACAGAACGGCTCGCTGAAGGCTATGATTCTGTATGCTGATCTTGATTACCAGACGCCCGGTGGACTTACTCTTGAGCAGATGCAGATGAATCGGAAACAGGCAAGACCTGCAACCAAAACACTTCCCGGTGCGGCAGATCAGGATGCAGGAATTCGTAATAAGATGATTTTGGCAGGACTTTCAAACGAGTATAGTTTTAATAGGAATTTTTCACATTTCATTCTTGTTCAGGGATCTTACGTAGATTTTGAAAATCCATTTATTACCAATTTCGAAAATCGTTTCGAGAAAAATTTTGCTCTGCGTACTCATTTCAATTATGAAAGAAACTGGGAACATATTTCATTGGCATATCGCTTTGGATTTGAAGGAGGAATCAATGATATTATCGTGAAAAACTACGATAACAACAGAGGAATTCAGGGTAATCCGCAGAATTTTGACAAGATTAAAAACACTTCAGGATTTTATTTTATTTCCCAAAAATTAAATATTGATGAAAAACTTTTTACGGATATTTCTTTAAGTCTGAATTCAAACTCTTACGATTGGGAAAGGTCTTTTCCGGATGTCGGGCAGGGAAAAGTAAGCTTTAAAAACCAGTGGCTGCCCAATTTTGGACTGAGTTATCTTCTGGCTAAAGGTTTTTCAGTACGCGCAAAAGTAGGGAAGGGCAATTCGGCACCGACGAATGAGGAGATACGTGCATCAGATCAGCAGTTTAATGCAGATCTCAAACCGGAATATGGTTGGAATAAAGAATTCGGAATCCGAAAACAGTTTGGAAATGCAGTTTTTGTGGAGGGAAGTTATTTTGATTTCAGGATGAAAGATGCCATTGTCAGACGTCAGAATGATGCTGGTCAGGAATTTTTTGTTAATTCCGGGGAAACTGTTCAGAAAGGTTTGGAACTCTTGATAGAATCTAAAAATTTTAACCTTAAAAATAATATTTTCAGCTTTTTGAAATTCAGAATGTCGGGAAGTTTTTACCGGTTCACCTTTGAAAATTACCGCCAGAACGATGCAGATTATTCAGGAAATGATCTCACCGGTGTTCCACGGACGACTGTAAACAGTCTGCTGAACTTTGTTTTGTTTAAAAAACTTGCTGTAGATTATTCACATTTTTACACCTCAAAAATCCCACTGAACGATGCCAATTCCGTATGGTCAGAACCCAGTCTTGTGGGAAATATCCAGTTCAGATTTCCTTTTGAGCTTGAAAGGACAAGACTAAATTTGTTCCTGCAGATACAGAATCTTTATAATGAAGATTATGTTTCCGGCTTTGATATCAATGCTTTCGGGAATCGCTATTATAATCCCGCTGCTAAAAGGAATTTTGTTCTTGGTGCAAAGATTGATTTTTAA
- a CDS encoding YpdA family putative bacillithiol disulfide reductase, with the protein METLDILIIGGGPIGLNCALEAQKNNLSYLIIEKGTIVNSLYNYPLYMRFFSTAEKLEIDGIPFISTAPKPGRQEALEYYQGITRQRNVNINLYEKVEKVSKENEIFVVETTKGKYSAKNVIISTGFYDIPNLMNIPGEDLPKVKHYYTEPYPYAKQKIVVVGSSNSAVDAALETYRKGAEVTMIIRHSEISKSVKYWVKPDIENRIAEGSISAHFNAELLEIKEKTVIFKNEKGEIHEIENDFVLAMTGYLPDFDFLRNSGIELQGECLNPLYNNETMETNIPKLYLAGVVCGGKDTHLWFIENSRIHAEMIVQHILSK; encoded by the coding sequence ATGGAAACGTTGGATATTCTTATCATTGGAGGTGGGCCGATCGGACTGAATTGCGCTCTGGAAGCACAGAAAAATAATTTAAGCTATCTCATTATCGAAAAAGGAACGATTGTTAATTCTTTATACAATTATCCTTTGTATATGCGTTTCTTTTCTACCGCAGAAAAACTTGAAATCGATGGAATCCCATTCATTTCTACTGCTCCGAAACCCGGAAGGCAGGAAGCTTTGGAATATTACCAGGGAATTACAAGACAACGGAATGTCAATATCAATCTGTATGAAAAGGTAGAAAAAGTTTCCAAAGAAAATGAAATCTTCGTTGTTGAAACTACCAAAGGAAAATATTCTGCAAAAAATGTAATCATATCAACCGGCTTCTATGATATTCCGAATCTGATGAATATTCCGGGAGAAGATCTTCCTAAAGTAAAACATTATTATACCGAACCTTATCCATACGCGAAACAGAAAATCGTTGTTGTAGGCTCCAGTAATTCTGCGGTTGATGCAGCCCTGGAAACTTACAGAAAAGGAGCAGAAGTGACAATGATTATCCGTCATTCTGAAATTTCCAAGAGTGTAAAATATTGGGTAAAACCAGATATTGAAAACAGAATTGCAGAAGGAAGTATTAGCGCTCATTTTAATGCAGAACTTCTTGAAATTAAGGAAAAAACAGTCATTTTTAAAAATGAAAAAGGTGAAATTCATGAAATCGAAAATGATTTTGTGCTGGCGATGACAGGCTATCTTCCCGACTTCGACTTCCTCAGAAATTCAGGAATTGAACTACAGGGAGAATGTCTCAACCCTTTGTACAATAATGAAACAATGGAAACCAACATTCCGAAGTTATATCTTGCCGGGGTTGTATGCGGAGGAAAAGATACCCATCTCTGGTTTATTGAAAATTCCAGAATTCATGCGGAAATGATTGTTCAGCATATTCTTTCAAAGTAA
- a CDS encoding MFS transporter: MKLIYLYTNSFKGLSKESWMLALVMLINRAGSMVLPFLGVYMTNHLHFSIENTGIVLSFFGIGSVIGSWLGGFITDKIGEYKVQSFSLLLSVPLFCLIPVFKTEVGVAAIILIQSIVSDAFRPANSVAITKYAKPENITRAFSLNRMAVNLGFSIGPALGGILSAISYEFLFFANAFTALSAGILYIVFFKKRNKLARLKAKKIKEVIEIKKDRSPYRDSKFLLYCFFCMLFSICFFQLFSTLTIFYKDTAHLSQQSIGYILGYSGFLVVLLEMGLVQVAEKYFSLAVTMFLGTFICGLSYAMLGFDHGMLTLVLSMSLLCVGEIWALPFMVTITALRSGKNNKGAYMGLNGISFSIAFIITPYLGTLIAEKLGFTTLWMGTGILATAIAIAFYFIVPWMIGDRKHAE; this comes from the coding sequence ATGAAACTTATATATTTATATACCAACTCATTCAAAGGGCTTTCCAAAGAAAGCTGGATGCTGGCGCTGGTGATGCTCATCAACCGGGCCGGTTCCATGGTACTTCCTTTTTTGGGAGTATATATGACCAATCATTTGCATTTCAGCATAGAAAATACCGGAATTGTGCTGAGCTTTTTCGGGATTGGTTCCGTTATAGGCTCCTGGCTTGGCGGATTTATTACCGATAAGATTGGGGAATATAAAGTACAGTCTTTCAGTTTACTGCTGAGTGTCCCCTTATTCTGCCTGATTCCTGTTTTCAAGACAGAAGTTGGGGTTGCAGCTATTATTTTGATTCAGAGTATTGTAAGCGACGCTTTTCGGCCGGCCAACTCCGTTGCCATCACCAAATATGCAAAACCCGAAAACATAACGCGGGCATTTTCATTAAACCGGATGGCGGTCAATTTAGGGTTTTCCATTGGTCCTGCTTTGGGTGGAATTTTATCAGCGATTTCTTACGAGTTTCTCTTCTTTGCGAATGCGTTTACAGCTTTATCAGCCGGAATTCTGTACATTGTTTTTTTTAAAAAACGAAATAAACTTGCCAGACTGAAAGCCAAAAAAATAAAAGAAGTGATTGAAATTAAAAAAGACCGCTCGCCGTACCGCGACAGTAAATTTTTACTATACTGTTTCTTCTGCATGCTCTTTTCCATCTGCTTTTTCCAGTTGTTCAGTACTTTGACTATCTTTTATAAAGACACGGCTCATCTCAGTCAGCAGAGTATCGGTTACATTCTTGGCTATAGCGGATTTCTTGTGGTTCTGCTGGAAATGGGACTCGTTCAGGTGGCGGAAAAGTATTTCAGTCTTGCGGTGACCATGTTTCTGGGAACTTTTATCTGTGGACTTTCCTATGCAATGCTGGGTTTTGATCACGGGATGCTTACTCTTGTCCTTTCAATGAGTTTGCTGTGTGTTGGTGAAATCTGGGCGCTGCCTTTTATGGTAACCATTACGGCATTGCGGTCCGGTAAAAACAACAAAGGTGCTTACATGGGACTGAACGGAATATCATTCTCCATCGCATTTATCATAACCCCATATCTTGGAACTTTAATAGCAGAAAAGCTCGGCTTTACAACATTGTGGATGGGGACCGGAATTTTAGCAACAGCGATTGCCATTGCATTTTATTTCATTGTTCCTTGGATGATTGGCGACAGAAAACACGCTGAATAA